From the genome of Sphingobacterium kitahiroshimense, one region includes:
- a CDS encoding MBL fold metallo-hydrolase, which produces MKYCAIASGSNGNCYYIAKGDTAILVDAGINNKHIHLRMYNLGIIPTQIKAVFITHEHTDHIRGLSVFVKKYNIPVYITQGSYDGTRLHLPGHLVHIITPDAVTEIGEMKIYGIPKYHDAKEPCSFLISDGTHNIGVLTDIGRPCSNVQHVIKHADVLLLESNFDEEMLRNGRYSYFLKNRISSGWGHLSNAVALELFNKYRTSRLKHLMLTHLSGENNTVELVHETFRAHCDDILLSVATRYEETEIFDVLDLHNIESNQVISQLG; this is translated from the coding sequence ATGAAGTATTGTGCTATTGCCTCGGGCAGTAATGGAAATTGTTATTATATCGCGAAAGGCGATACAGCTATTCTAGTAGATGCAGGTATTAATAATAAGCACATTCATCTCCGTATGTATAATCTAGGTATAATTCCAACTCAGATCAAGGCCGTATTTATTACCCATGAACATACGGATCATATTCGGGGTTTATCTGTTTTTGTCAAAAAGTATAATATACCGGTGTATATTACTCAAGGCAGTTACGATGGAACAAGATTGCATCTTCCCGGTCATTTGGTGCACATCATTACCCCAGATGCCGTCACTGAGATCGGAGAGATGAAGATTTATGGTATACCTAAATATCACGATGCAAAAGAACCTTGCAGTTTTTTGATTTCCGATGGAACGCATAATATTGGTGTGTTGACCGATATAGGCCGTCCGTGTTCAAATGTGCAGCATGTCATCAAACATGCAGATGTACTATTGCTAGAATCCAATTTCGATGAAGAGATGCTTAGAAACGGGCGATATTCCTATTTTCTAAAAAATAGAATTAGCAGCGGCTGGGGCCATCTTTCCAATGCAGTTGCGTTAGAGTTATTCAACAAATACCGAACATCTCGTCTCAAACACTTAATGCTAACGCACCTTTCAGGCGAAAATAACACCGTGGAACTTGTGCATGAAACATTTAGAGCTCATTGTGATGACATTCTTCTTTCCGTTGCCACACGCTATGAAGAAACAGAAATTTTTGATGTTTTAGACCTCCATAATATAGAAAGCAATCAGGTCATTAGTCAGCTCGGATAG
- a CDS encoding SusC/RagA family TonB-linked outer membrane protein, with the protein MKKILPIFLFFLMSCNLLFAQVTNITGTIKDDKGGVLPGITVSEKGTTNQAATGSDGVFTLKVHKLPTTIVVRGIGFKSKEQQVQSEKGINIVLATDNSALDEVVVVGYQRQSAKKSTGAVQVISGKTIEDLPAPSFESLLQGRVAGVNIQNFTGEPGARNTFTIRGNSTISPDLNSEIDLANTMSSPLYIVDGMPLSVSDLANAGATGTNYVAGINVNDIESIVIQKDAAGTAVWGSRGANGVIVIKTKQGRSGKPQVRVSYYKGVTERPQLQRTLAGATERRTKMDILSQYGNYSQMGGITQPLTDSLNSSYNNATDWQDLFYTTGNIDNADASISGGNEAVNYRVSAGYYNEDGVVRNTGFKRYSLRGNFGFTLSPIIKSDLMFSTARINRKRGLGKGINEVVPINQGAMPSSFVGLGKADYDFYYGQFDKLKDDNQTDNLNIFSKTYVDIIKGLQYSLEASAQVNLDNRDRFQPKELNNDVSYASSTGRNAYTYNLANILNYNKTFNETHSIILTGMQSFQYDKQQSHSIEGYHLPTDDIKVIQGVAQKNLYANTNLMESGLLSYMGQVSYDYKSKYIVNASWRADASSRFGKDTKWGYFPAVSAAWVVSDENFLKNTSWINMLKLRGSWGLSGTLPTDFYAPFNIWTSSSDTYNGETFSYPSFVKPLTLNTLTWNKSEQTNIGFDLFTLDNRLNITFDAYRKITKDPIMAFPFPYYTGYTKLSFNVPMTIYNEGFDLTIATHNLSKESKLQWNTNLNLTFNKNRIGSLPFGDRSFYADSRDYNQQLMYTVGSPIYQWAQMRYDGVYSHPGEIPVNPLTGLPITYFKGGQIVKPGYPIWNDVNQDWDVWSDEDKGAADGDLVLTGNPNPKFTGGLYNEFIYKSFSFSVLNTFTLGRDIINNLKSNQFDAVGANIYKFTNNRLPDLEGVDYWTPEKAKDPNYQAGFPSIAPFGGYFYQYLPFSTMFNENGSYFKIKTISMGYILPKKIVDRMRIGARIIRFYAMLDNVHTFQKASVPDAELVSPQGEYSGGAYPLPKKYTIGLEVNF; encoded by the coding sequence ATGAAGAAAATTTTACCAATTTTTCTCTTCTTTTTGATGTCGTGTAATTTATTGTTTGCACAGGTAACTAATATTACTGGAACAATAAAAGACGACAAAGGAGGGGTACTACCTGGGATTACAGTATCCGAGAAAGGAACCACCAACCAGGCCGCCACCGGGAGTGATGGCGTATTTACACTAAAAGTTCATAAATTACCGACAACCATCGTGGTCAGAGGTATTGGCTTTAAGTCCAAAGAACAGCAGGTTCAATCTGAAAAAGGGATCAATATTGTACTAGCTACTGATAATTCGGCATTGGATGAGGTTGTAGTAGTAGGATACCAAAGACAGTCCGCAAAAAAATCAACAGGTGCAGTACAGGTTATTTCTGGAAAAACAATCGAAGATCTACCTGCGCCAAGTTTTGAGAGTTTATTACAAGGCCGTGTGGCGGGGGTAAACATTCAGAACTTTACAGGTGAACCAGGAGCACGTAACACATTTACCATCAGAGGTAACTCAACCATTTCTCCTGATTTAAACTCTGAAATTGATTTGGCAAATACCATGAGCTCGCCTTTGTATATTGTTGATGGAATGCCATTATCAGTTAGTGACTTGGCAAATGCTGGTGCTACAGGAACAAACTACGTGGCGGGTATCAATGTCAACGATATCGAGAGTATTGTGATTCAAAAAGATGCGGCAGGTACGGCTGTTTGGGGATCTCGTGGAGCTAATGGTGTTATCGTGATCAAAACCAAACAAGGTCGATCGGGTAAACCGCAGGTTCGTGTTTCGTACTATAAAGGTGTTACAGAGCGTCCTCAATTGCAACGCACATTAGCCGGGGCAACAGAACGTCGTACAAAAATGGATATTTTGTCGCAGTATGGAAACTACTCACAAATGGGCGGGATTACACAGCCTTTGACAGATAGTTTAAATTCAAGTTATAATAATGCGACCGATTGGCAAGATCTCTTTTACACGACAGGAAATATCGATAATGCAGATGCAAGTATTTCTGGTGGAAATGAAGCCGTAAATTATCGTGTTTCAGCGGGTTATTATAATGAAGACGGTGTTGTTCGCAATACGGGTTTCAAACGCTATTCCTTACGAGGTAATTTTGGATTTACGTTGTCTCCAATCATAAAATCTGATTTAATGTTTTCAACAGCCCGAATTAATAGAAAGCGTGGTTTAGGAAAAGGAATAAACGAAGTAGTTCCTATCAATCAAGGTGCGATGCCGTCATCATTTGTTGGATTGGGTAAGGCTGATTATGATTTTTATTACGGTCAGTTTGATAAATTGAAAGATGATAACCAAACAGATAATCTCAATATTTTTTCAAAAACTTATGTTGATATTATTAAAGGGTTGCAATATTCGCTTGAAGCCTCTGCTCAGGTAAATCTGGATAACCGCGATCGGTTTCAACCTAAAGAGTTAAATAATGATGTGAGTTATGCAAGTTCAACTGGACGAAATGCTTATACCTATAATTTAGCAAATATCTTAAACTACAATAAAACTTTCAATGAGACACACAGCATCATTTTAACTGGAATGCAGTCTTTCCAATATGATAAGCAACAGTCACATTCTATTGAAGGTTATCATTTACCAACAGATGATATTAAAGTAATACAGGGGGTAGCGCAAAAGAATCTTTATGCTAACACCAATCTTATGGAGTCTGGCCTTTTGTCTTATATGGGACAAGTTTCATATGATTATAAGTCTAAATACATCGTTAATGCATCATGGAGAGCAGATGCTTCATCACGTTTTGGTAAAGATACCAAATGGGGTTATTTTCCAGCGGTCTCTGCAGCCTGGGTAGTTTCAGATGAAAATTTTCTAAAAAACACCTCATGGATCAATATGTTGAAACTAAGAGGAAGCTGGGGTTTGTCAGGTACATTACCGACAGATTTTTATGCTCCTTTTAATATTTGGACTTCATCTTCTGATACGTATAACGGAGAGACTTTCTCATATCCGTCATTTGTAAAACCTTTGACTTTAAATACTTTGACATGGAATAAGTCGGAGCAAACAAACATTGGATTTGACCTATTCACTTTAGATAATCGCCTAAATATTACATTTGATGCATATCGTAAGATCACGAAAGATCCAATTATGGCATTTCCTTTCCCATATTATACTGGGTATACGAAATTGTCGTTTAATGTGCCTATGACGATCTACAATGAAGGTTTTGATTTAACAATTGCCACTCATAATCTTTCTAAAGAAAGCAAATTGCAATGGAATACAAATTTAAATTTAACGTTTAACAAAAATCGTATCGGTTCATTACCATTTGGTGACCGTAGCTTTTATGCAGATTCAAGAGATTATAATCAGCAGTTGATGTATACAGTTGGAAGTCCTATTTATCAATGGGCGCAAATGAGATATGACGGTGTATATTCTCATCCAGGTGAAATTCCAGTTAATCCTCTTACAGGTTTGCCTATAACCTATTTTAAAGGTGGACAAATAGTAAAACCGGGATATCCAATTTGGAATGATGTTAATCAAGATTGGGATGTTTGGAGTGATGAAGATAAGGGAGCTGCGGATGGTGATTTAGTTCTAACAGGAAATCCAAACCCAAAATTTACTGGTGGTTTATATAATGAATTTATTTATAAAAGCTTTTCTTTTAGTGTCTTGAATACTTTCACTTTAGGTAGAGATATCATCAACAATTTGAAAAGTAATCAATTTGATGCCGTTGGAGCAAATATTTATAAGTTTACAAATAATCGTTTACCGGATCTGGAAGGTGTGGATTATTGGACACCAGAGAAAGCGAAAGACCCCAATTATCAAGCTGGCTTTCCATCCATAGCACCATTTGGGGGGTATTTTTATCAGTACCTACCGTTCAGTACGATGTTTAATGAAAACGGATCATACTTTAAGATTAAAACTATTTCAATGGGTTACATTCTTCCCAAGAAGATTGTGGATCGTATGAGAATTGGAGCACGTATCATTCGTTTCTACGCAATGTTAGATAATGTACACACTTTTCAGAAAGCCTCTGTACCAGATGCGGAATTGGTATCTCCACAAGGAGAGTATAGTGGTGGTGCTTACCCACTTCCTAAAAAATACACGATTGGTTTAGAAGTTAACTTTTAA
- a CDS encoding RagB/SusD family nutrient uptake outer membrane protein has product MKFKYILSVIGISSALMLGSSCGKYLDLTPQGSTYDEVFWIDGANVNKATLGAYALLRDGLRADRSYFIFGDIASGLLKTGADYWNYADISKGKGYKFSYAPYLEGSVMDWTRFYKIINQCNLIVDNTTAMDVNLFVDGEDEKNQYIANAKFLRAYTYFYMQRVWGDVLLVKEPFKDPQNIPDMARSPQSETLAFCKEDLVFAVANLNQGDNKSFASKGAANALLAQVYAWEHDYVNAEKYIAETLKGGYALEDIKDYKKIWQGDSQESIFEINMLYAETGREWSKDFFNAFLTSTNVPGKGIPSVWEIDPEFLESEFKTPEARFDAISAPMPNNGKQKVLQKYDRVVFYNNNTTDYAVNNNLVLIRLADMILLRAEASFKNGKSSVALNDLNTIRNRAGLKDTILSGEPLFEEIFRERRRELIGEGTTQFDLIRMNLFDKIDEYSVYYTAERIAGQGYYWPLNMRALLPQNEKLTQNLYWANH; this is encoded by the coding sequence ATGAAATTTAAATATATATTATCGGTTATTGGGATTTCTAGCGCTTTAATGCTAGGATCTTCCTGCGGAAAATACCTTGATTTGACTCCTCAGGGAAGTACCTATGATGAGGTGTTTTGGATAGATGGAGCAAATGTAAATAAAGCAACTTTGGGAGCTTATGCACTTTTACGGGATGGTCTTCGAGCAGATCGTTCTTATTTTATATTTGGAGATATTGCATCAGGTTTACTAAAAACGGGAGCTGATTATTGGAATTATGCTGACATTTCTAAAGGTAAAGGTTATAAATTTAGTTATGCACCATATTTAGAAGGTAGTGTAATGGACTGGACCCGTTTTTATAAAATCATCAATCAATGTAATTTGATCGTTGATAATACAACGGCTATGGATGTAAATTTATTTGTAGATGGTGAAGACGAAAAAAATCAATACATCGCAAATGCGAAATTTTTACGTGCATATACTTATTTTTATATGCAACGCGTGTGGGGAGATGTACTGCTGGTAAAGGAACCATTTAAGGATCCGCAGAATATCCCTGATATGGCTAGAAGTCCGCAATCAGAAACACTAGCATTTTGTAAAGAAGATTTAGTTTTTGCTGTTGCAAATTTGAATCAAGGTGATAACAAGAGTTTTGCATCTAAAGGAGCTGCCAATGCGTTATTAGCACAAGTCTACGCTTGGGAACATGATTACGTAAATGCAGAAAAGTATATCGCAGAAACTTTAAAAGGCGGTTATGCATTAGAGGATATAAAAGATTATAAAAAAATCTGGCAAGGTGATTCTCAGGAATCAATTTTTGAAATCAATATGCTTTACGCAGAAACAGGCAGAGAATGGAGTAAAGATTTCTTTAATGCCTTTTTGACAAGTACAAATGTTCCAGGAAAAGGAATTCCATCTGTTTGGGAGATAGATCCTGAATTTTTAGAATCAGAATTTAAAACTCCAGAAGCTCGTTTTGATGCGATTTCTGCTCCAATGCCAAATAATGGTAAGCAAAAAGTTCTTCAAAAATATGATCGAGTAGTGTTCTATAACAATAATACTACTGATTATGCAGTAAATAATAATCTGGTATTAATTCGATTAGCAGATATGATTTTACTTAGGGCGGAAGCAAGTTTTAAAAATGGGAAAAGTTCTGTTGCTTTAAATGATTTAAATACAATAAGAAATAGAGCCGGGTTAAAAGATACCATACTATCGGGAGAACCTCTTTTTGAAGAAATTTTCAGAGAAAGAAGAAGAGAATTAATTGGAGAAGGAACAACTCAGTTTGACTTAATTCGTATGAATCTGTTTGATAAAATTGATGAATACTCGGTCTATTATACGGCAGAACGTATTGCGGGACAAGGCTATTACTGGCCATTAAATATGCGGGCACTTTTACCTCAAAATGAAAAGTTAACGCAAAATCTGTATTGGGCAAATCATTAA
- a CDS encoding DUF5007 domain-containing protein: MKKSLLYTLAIGLLIATGCKKLPEGNLSDIVRYEILPIEVKKGWVQVSTAINPAGSSKPTEYKLLKIYEKESGKDVTSMFEKTYPIKIWTSLHDPKVDKSLELIYAKMKDTVMAPLRINKLSGAIETNKHTINLPKGNYTFDLEIKNSTGTRIYSKIGEFKIIDAPFFEVPAVRSTSAMKVGAETTTKTIPSNADHIKVTALDTIGNKITVRFLDKNGIPFNPKSGEIERRPNSGTAGGFLQTMQDYAMTTTLFDDRIEFTYGVMPFPLYSLGNGYNYYYRIPAKYVKYDDSLGLPYNTYSCNPRFSFRTYYKGNYTIDVIVPQVTRVKP; encoded by the coding sequence ATGAAAAAGAGTTTACTATATACACTAGCTATAGGATTACTAATAGCGACAGGTTGCAAAAAGCTGCCTGAGGGAAATTTAAGTGATATCGTTCGGTATGAAATTTTACCTATAGAAGTAAAAAAGGGGTGGGTGCAAGTTTCTACAGCTATTAATCCTGCAGGTTCTTCTAAACCGACAGAGTATAAATTATTGAAGATTTATGAAAAGGAAAGCGGAAAAGATGTAACTAGTATGTTTGAAAAAACATATCCAATAAAAATTTGGACTTCTTTACATGATCCCAAAGTCGACAAATCATTAGAGCTAATCTATGCAAAGATGAAAGATACGGTGATGGCACCTTTGCGCATAAACAAGTTATCTGGCGCTATTGAAACGAACAAGCACACTATAAATCTACCGAAAGGAAACTACACATTTGATTTAGAAATTAAAAATAGTACCGGAACACGAATTTATTCTAAGATTGGTGAATTTAAAATAATAGATGCACCTTTTTTTGAAGTTCCAGCTGTTCGATCTACAAGTGCAATGAAAGTAGGGGCTGAGACAACAACAAAGACAATCCCTAGTAATGCGGATCATATTAAAGTTACAGCTTTAGATACGATTGGCAATAAAATAACTGTTCGATTTTTGGATAAAAATGGCATTCCTTTTAATCCAAAGTCGGGTGAAATTGAAAGAAGACCTAATTCGGGTACTGCAGGAGGCTTTTTACAGACTATGCAAGATTATGCTATGACAACTACATTATTTGATGACCGCATTGAGTTTACCTATGGGGTTATGCCATTCCCATTATATTCTTTAGGAAATGGATATAACTACTATTATAGAATTCCAGCAAAGTATGTGAAATATGACGATAGCTTAGGACTTCCATATAATACCTATTCTTGTAATCCGAGATTCTCATTTCGGACTTACTACAAAGGGAATTATACAATCGATGTAATCGTACCTCAAGTCACAAGAGTGAAACCATAA
- a CDS encoding DUF1343 domain-containing protein — protein sequence MMLNIGKAQTKLNYCNDQMRTGAEQTEKYLPYLKDKRVAILGNPSTVIKERHLVDSLLSRGVNIVKIFGPEHGFRGNASNGAEVSDERDPATQIPIISLYGNKKKPTAKDLADVDVFIFDVQDMGVRFYTNINILRDIMEACAENDKELLILDRPNPNAYLIDGPILDMKHKSGIGQFPVPIAHGMTTAEFAQMINGEKWMATDRKCKLKIIPIEGYNHSMLYRLPVNPSPNLNTEQSIILYPSTCLFEGTKLNHGRGTDFPFTIVGSPIYKGIFTFSFTPVSKKGMSETPLFMNEVCYGLDLRDYDLQSLVDSKEINLSWIKEMYNKSPEKDKFFDQSYSKQIGSIEKLAGVDEFRKQIENNVSDQEIRASWKAGLESYKKMRQKYVLYKD from the coding sequence ATGATGCTAAACATTGGTAAAGCACAGACAAAATTAAACTATTGCAACGATCAGATGCGAACCGGAGCAGAACAGACGGAAAAATACCTACCCTATTTAAAAGATAAACGAGTTGCCATCTTAGGCAATCCATCAACAGTAATAAAAGAACGTCATCTGGTCGATAGCCTTTTGAGCAGAGGAGTCAATATTGTCAAGATCTTTGGACCAGAGCACGGCTTTAGAGGAAATGCAAGTAATGGAGCCGAAGTGTCGGACGAACGAGATCCAGCGACACAGATCCCTATAATTTCCCTATACGGAAATAAGAAAAAACCAACAGCAAAAGATTTAGCAGACGTCGATGTCTTTATTTTTGATGTGCAGGATATGGGCGTCCGTTTTTATACCAATATCAATATCTTACGGGATATAATGGAAGCATGTGCCGAAAATGATAAAGAGTTACTTATCCTTGATCGACCCAATCCCAATGCCTACCTCATTGACGGACCTATACTCGATATGAAACATAAATCAGGAATTGGACAATTCCCGGTACCTATTGCCCACGGTATGACCACAGCCGAATTTGCACAGATGATCAACGGAGAGAAGTGGATGGCAACAGACCGTAAATGCAAATTGAAGATCATTCCAATAGAAGGGTATAACCATAGTATGCTATATAGATTACCCGTAAATCCATCACCAAATCTCAATACCGAACAGAGCATAATTTTATACCCCAGTACCTGTCTCTTTGAAGGAACCAAACTGAATCACGGCCGCGGAACAGATTTTCCATTCACCATTGTTGGCAGTCCGATATATAAAGGAATCTTCACATTTTCCTTCACACCCGTTAGTAAAAAAGGAATGAGTGAAACACCACTGTTCATGAATGAAGTCTGTTACGGATTAGATTTAAGAGATTATGATTTGCAAAGTCTCGTTGACAGCAAAGAGATCAATCTTTCATGGATAAAAGAAATGTACAATAAATCCCCAGAAAAAGATAAATTCTTCGACCAGAGCTATTCCAAGCAAATCGGTAGTATAGAAAAGCTGGCTGGGGTGGACGAGTTTCGAAAGCAGATAGAGAACAATGTGAGCGATCAAGAAATAAGAGCAAGCTGGAAAGCAGGTTTAGAGAGCTATAAAAAGATGCGTCAGAAATATGTCCTTTATAAAGATTGA
- a CDS encoding sulfatase — translation MLFKKSTFFLLLFSCALGSGEVHAQTKERPNIIVFIVDDMGWEDTSVPFWKEKTPLNNFYQTPNMERLANQGMKFTQAYASSVCSPSRVSLMSGMNAARHRVTNWTLNRNASVDAKDDELDFPLWNVNGMQPVDTIERSVFVNSLPQLLKENGYLTVHAGKAHFGAVGTPGADPINLGFDVNIAGHAAGGPGSFLGTENFGNNKDGTPKSPWGVPGLEEYYGQDIFLTEALTQKALKVLNDSLSNQKPFFLYMSHYAVHVPFNADKRFYQKYIDKGATHVEAQYASMVEGMDKSLGDMMDFLESKHLTDNTIILFISDNGGYAIQDRGRTCKKHRWNEPLKSGKGSAYEGGIRVPMLVKWPAVVKENSVTEYPVIIEDIFPTVLNMAGVKKTKTVQHIDGENFISVLKANKQVNRKSAIYWHFPNSWGETGPGIGATSTVRDGDWKLIYWHKTQKKELFNIKNDIGEEQDLAMNNPKIVKRLSHKLGGYLRHVDAQMPIIKNTKASVPYPDVVSDR, via the coding sequence ATGCTATTTAAAAAATCAACCTTCTTCCTGTTATTATTTTCTTGTGCACTCGGAAGTGGCGAAGTTCATGCCCAAACGAAAGAACGACCGAATATTATCGTATTTATCGTAGATGATATGGGATGGGAAGATACTTCGGTTCCTTTTTGGAAAGAAAAAACTCCGTTAAACAATTTTTATCAGACACCGAATATGGAACGTCTGGCGAACCAAGGTATGAAATTTACACAGGCTTATGCCAGTAGTGTTTGTTCTCCAAGCCGGGTAAGTTTAATGAGTGGCATGAATGCCGCACGACATCGGGTGACCAATTGGACATTAAACAGAAATGCTTCCGTAGATGCTAAAGATGATGAGTTGGATTTTCCTTTGTGGAACGTAAATGGTATGCAACCCGTTGATACCATAGAGCGATCTGTATTTGTCAATTCCTTGCCTCAACTATTAAAGGAAAACGGATATTTAACCGTTCATGCAGGAAAGGCTCACTTTGGAGCTGTGGGAACACCTGGAGCTGATCCTATAAATTTGGGGTTTGATGTGAATATTGCCGGTCATGCAGCGGGTGGTCCTGGTAGCTTTCTGGGAACAGAAAATTTTGGGAATAATAAAGATGGAACGCCCAAAAGTCCTTGGGGAGTACCGGGTTTGGAAGAATATTACGGTCAGGATATATTCTTGACAGAAGCATTGACGCAAAAAGCACTAAAAGTTTTGAATGACTCATTGTCAAATCAAAAACCTTTCTTTTTGTATATGTCACATTATGCAGTGCACGTACCTTTTAATGCAGATAAACGGTTCTATCAGAAATATATTGATAAAGGAGCCACTCATGTTGAAGCACAATATGCTTCAATGGTAGAAGGTATGGATAAGAGCCTCGGCGATATGATGGATTTTTTGGAAAGTAAACATTTGACTGATAATACGATCATCCTCTTTATTTCTGACAATGGTGGTTATGCGATACAGGATCGTGGCAGAACATGTAAAAAACACAGATGGAATGAACCTTTAAAAAGTGGCAAAGGATCGGCATATGAAGGTGGGATAAGAGTACCCATGCTGGTTAAGTGGCCCGCTGTTGTTAAAGAAAATTCGGTAACGGAATATCCCGTTATAATAGAGGATATATTTCCGACAGTATTGAACATGGCAGGAGTTAAAAAAACAAAAACTGTGCAACATATAGACGGAGAAAATTTTATTTCTGTACTGAAAGCGAATAAGCAGGTAAATCGTAAATCGGCCATATATTGGCACTTTCCAAATAGCTGGGGCGAGACTGGACCCGGAATAGGTGCAACAAGTACAGTGAGAGACGGTGACTGGAAACTGATCTATTGGCATAAAACGCAGAAAAAAGAACTGTTTAATATCAAGAACGATATCGGAGAAGAGCAAGATCTTGCGATGAATAATCCCAAAATTGTAAAAAGGTTATCACATAAGCTGGGAGGCTATTTAAGACATGTAGATGCTCAGATGCCAATTATTAAAAATACTAAAGCTTCTGTTCCTTATCCAGACGTAGTTTCTGATCGGTAG
- the lipB gene encoding lipoyl(octanoyl) transferase LipB: protein MQNKKVTFIDWGLVDYQEAWDRQEEIFNKTLAVKHENRVNSTELPTENFLIFNEHPHVYTLGKSGKPEHLLLDEKALEEKEATYYKINRGGDITYHGPGQIVGYPILDLDNFFTDIHLYLRTLEEAIILTLNDYGIQAGRYPSFTGVWIDGDNEKARKICAMGVRASRWVTMHGFAFNVNADLSYFGNIVPCGIDDKDVTSMERELGYKPNINEVKDKLKGHIANLFAMELV, encoded by the coding sequence ATGCAAAATAAAAAAGTAACCTTTATCGATTGGGGCTTGGTTGACTATCAAGAAGCCTGGGATAGACAAGAAGAGATTTTTAATAAAACCTTAGCTGTAAAACATGAAAACCGGGTTAACAGCACAGAACTTCCAACGGAAAACTTTTTAATTTTCAACGAGCACCCTCATGTATATACCTTAGGGAAATCTGGGAAACCTGAACATCTTTTATTGGATGAAAAAGCGCTCGAAGAGAAAGAAGCAACCTACTATAAGATCAACCGTGGCGGTGATATTACCTATCATGGTCCTGGTCAGATTGTTGGATACCCAATTCTGGATTTAGATAATTTCTTTACCGATATTCATCTTTATCTACGCACGTTAGAAGAGGCGATCATCCTAACCCTAAATGATTATGGAATTCAGGCAGGAAGATACCCCAGTTTTACAGGTGTATGGATCGATGGGGACAACGAAAAGGCACGGAAAATCTGCGCGATGGGTGTCCGCGCAAGCCGATGGGTAACCATGCATGGATTTGCATTCAATGTAAATGCCGATCTAAGCTATTTTGGAAATATTGTACCCTGTGGTATAGACGACAAAGACGTTACCTCTATGGAGCGAGAACTGGGCTATAAACCCAATATTAACGAGGTAAAAGATAAGCTAAAAGGGCATATCGCCAATCTCTTCGCTATGGAATTGGTTTAA